CTCATTGAAGTATAGATGGTCTGGGGAGCTTACCTTGTTGCCCAGAAGAGCAGCCACACAGGCCTCAGAGGCATCGCAGATGGCTGTGAGGTCATGGCCACCCTCTAAGGCCAATACCACTGCACCTCCTGCCAAGGTCATCAGTTGCTGTGTCATATACCCAAAACCTAGATGGTTGAGATGAGAGCAAGAGTAGCAGGCTGGAGGAGCGGCAGGACCCATTCCCTACCCATAGTTTCCCTGCTTGCTTCCTCCTTTGTAGACAATGTCTTAAAGATGAGAACCCCATGCAAAATTCATTCATATGCTTCATCCAAAGCTCTGAGAAGTTCTCTACAAGGTCCCATAGCTAGTAGGTGGCAGGGCTGaggcttgaaccccagtatcaccTCCAGCCCAAGTCTCActgggccaccaccaccaagccctGTGGCATTGTGGATAGCACCAACATTGTGTTCTGAGACTGCAGCTCTTCTAACTTCAGCTGATGGCCCAACCTGGAAGCCTGGCTTCTCCAACTGGGCTTCCATCTGGCAGACCTAAGTCTTCAGAGGCCTGGTCCTGAGAAGTAGCTTGTGCTGTGCTAGGCTGGGAGAACCCAGGGAATTCCAGGGCCTGCAGCCCTACTCCAGACCTTACATGTGGCCCTGGACTGTGGCCGCTGCTTCTTGTCCCTTTCATTTTGGCAATACATTCCTGTCCCCACACAGCCTGGCTCTTATTTCCCACATCTCCCCCACAGCTGGGGCCCCCTTACATTTGGCAGAAACATGGTAGCCACCCAGTGGTGCTGGGTGACCCTCGGCAGCATCAAAACCAGCAGACACCAGGACCAGGTCTGGAGCGAACTCTCGGGCAATGGGCATCACCACTATCCTGAAGTTGCAAGGAGAGGCGTCATCCACCTGGGGCCTAGCACAGCCCATGCTAGCCCCTCCTGGGGGCACCTGTCCTTAGGACACCAAGACAATCTCCTAATGAGATTAGCAGGTGCCCTGATCTCCTTCACTCTGGCTGTGGCTCTGGTACACACCAGCCTCAGAACTCAGCCATACTGAGAATTCAACAAGCAAGGAGCAGAATGATGGCAAAGATGACTATGATAGGatgaaagaagtgtgtgtgtgcacgcgtggtGTGTGACTCACACAGCCAGCTGCACTTAAGCTTGCGCTGGTCACTAAGCCTCAGGGACTAAAAACACTCAGCACTTTGGCTAAAGGTGAGCACACTATGTTTAGAGTTGACCTAGACGCTTTCCACCTGAGAGTGACCAGGCAACTACACCTGAAGTCCTGGGGTGTTAAGCTCCAtccttcatcttcttcctcttgcCACCTGTCCTTAATGTCCCTAACCCAATGCTGGTGTCCATTTAGGCATTTAAGCTCAGCACAGACACCAGGAAGTCCCACCAGTAGAATTAATTCTCATGGAGAGAACCTCCAGAAAAGGACCCACGGGTCTAATTGTAGGGTTCCATTTTCCCTAGAAAcaaacaggaacctggagtgAAGGCGACAAGGGCTCCTTATAAGAGCCCAAAGAGTTTTCTAAAGTCACCCCCATCCCTCCATGTGGACAGCATTTCAGGACACCAAGTTTCTACTCTCACCGGAGATCCACAATCTCCATACAGTATTCTTTGACTAGATGCGGCAGTTTTGCCCTACCCAAAGGTCCCCAGGCTGTGCGACTCAAACTTTCTTATTCTTGTGTGTAACCTATCTTCTTATTGGAGTTGGCTTACAATGTCTAATAACCAAGTGTGAACAGATTGACAAGCCAACCAGTCGCTTCCAACCTAGGGTTGTGGCAAAGGGAAGAGAGGCAGTCTTGCTGGACTGGCCTCCTCTAGACCCCAGAGTACTTACCTGAAGGCAGCCAGGTACTCAGGATCCCCCATGGGTGGATCCAAGCCCCCAGCCCAAGCCACATTGACGTTGAAGCCTTCGCCATTGCCAGTCCCCACCTGGAAAACAAGATGTAAGGAAGACATGAGAACAGAATCCCAAGCTCATCCAACTTCTTCACTTCCCAATATGGAAGCCGAGGTTCAGAAATGATGAGCCAGTAGCTCGGGACCACACAAGACAGGGGCAGAGGGCTCAGGAGGAAAATCAATGTGCTGGGAGATGCTGACCCAGCCTGTGGTTACCTCATCCACAGCCCCACTGCCTGGGAAGAAGTTGCCATCATCATGGCGATGCAAGGAGATGTACAGCACGCTGGGGTCCTGGTAGAAAGTTTGCTGTGTGCCATTGCCATGGTGAACATCCTGCACAATACAGTGGGCCGTGGATTAGGGAAGGtccagaagcagaaagatggagGTAAGGACACACTGGAAGGATTTCAGGGTCGGTAACATTCTGAGTACTGGGACGCTAGGCTGGTGGGGTCAGAAAGCTACAGTTTCTAGGATCACATGATTGCATTGCCCCCAAGCAATCTACTGTCTGGTGGTAATCCCCATCTCCACATGGAAAGACTTCCTGTCTTGAGACACCGTAGTTAGATGCATACACCATAGAGCTAACTGGCCTGGACTCCAATCTTGGCCTCTCATCTCAAGAGGTGAGTGGCAATTCAAGATGGTAATCTCTGTACATACTTTCCTCATCTGTGAGATGGGCTACCATCAGAACCAGACATGAAATTGTCAGCATCTAGATATGACTGAGGATATACTGATGCTATCGATATGACTGTTAAGGTTACTGTGTGGAGGGGAAAGGCCTCGCTTTGCCAAGAAGAAGCCAACAGAGGTTAAAGACAACACCTAAGAATTCCTAGAACTGGAGAATTCCTATCCCTTGTGGAAGCCTATGAACACCAGCAGCTTCCCACAAACCATCCTTTCTGGGCTTCCTGACAGATCTATGATGCAGGTGCTGCATTCTCCCACACTTTGATAAGGGAGAGGCTAATGCCACACTCAGACATGCAGCCACATTTCTGAGGCCAGACTCAGGGTTTTGCCAGGAGACCTGGGTCTGGTGACACTAGGAATCGGGACCTACCCAGTCAACAATGAGGATCTTGCTGGCTTTGCCTTGCTGTTGTAGCTGTCGGCAGGCAATGGCCACAGAGTTGAAGAAGCAAAAGCCCCTAGAAAAAGGAGAGGGTTCTGACAGCCCATTCCTCCACCCCTCTGCCTACAGGAAGGCTCTGAAGGTGGCCCCCACCTCATACCACACAGGCCTGCCGCCTCCCCAACACCTTACATGGCTGTAGAATGATCTGCATGGTGTCCTGGGGGCCGCACCACAGCAAAACCATTCTGAAAAGGGAAGGGCACTTATCACTCCAACAGTCACCTTTCGACCCACATTTGCCTGAGCCTGCTTCTCGTCCCAGCCTCTTTCTCCAAGGAGCAAAAGGCATGAGTTGCCAGTATATCCCACTGAAGTGTCCAGATATTCATACATACCACATTTGCCTCTCACAGCATCTCTAGACCATAAACGTTATCATCCCCAATTTATAGACGAGAAATCAAATCACAGTGAATTAAATAACCCAAGTTATGTGGCTGCAAATGGTAGTGTTGGGATTTTAAAACCAGGGCGCTTGCCAAGTGCTTGCCAAGCCCTTAGGATGGCAAGGGCACAGTGCCTGCCTTGGGCTATGAGCTCTCAAACAATGGGGCTGTGTGCTTCAGACGGATCACCCCAAGGCACCTGTCTTAGAGCAGTGAGCATAACCTCAACCTAGTATGCAGGATACCATCACTAAAAGGAACCCGTTGGCCTATGGGGCTCAAAAATGGCCATGATGCACCTACAGGCACGAAACAGGTCTTAAGTGATCTTAGGTGGTCAGGACTATCTAAGACACCAAGGCCCTAAGCAACATGACCTTAGAGGTCAAGCCTCACCTTGGTTTCAGCCCCGATTTCCCTTCCAAAACCTTGTAGCAATATCCACAAGAAACGAGAGGTCTGAACTTGGGATCTAGACATGCCACCATCACCCCGCCACCTCTGTGGTTTACCAGCCTTTAACTTCCTACCTTTAGTTCTCGGGAAGCTACTTTGAATGCAAGGTCGGTGACACTGCCTGCAGCCCAGCGGGCTGCATTGGAGGAATGCAGCTCGTTCCAGATGGTGTCAGTATCTACCTGTGGGGGCCAGGGTCAGGGACTGCATCACCCTATGCTTTCCACAGGAGGCAGGGCCCCATGAGGCAGTACCCACCCCATGGCCAGGACCCCAGGGGCAGGGAGCTGGGCAGACAaagctgcctccccagtgccccACCGCCCAAAGGCAAGGCCTCCTGTGTCCCCCAGTCCCAGCAGGACTTCTTCCCAGCACCAGCTCGTATGTGGCCAgcactctgcctccccagtcagGGGAGGGGGCATGGCGTTACCTGGGCGGGATTGGGGTTTGGGCCCGGAGGGGTTTTAAGCCCCAGCTGACTCTGCTCAGGCCCTGCAGGACGGTCGGAGCTGGAGGGGCCGTCTGCACCACTGTCTTCCACTCAGAGCCCCTAGCCCAGGCTGGGAGGCCCCCCAAACCCAGTCCCTGGGCCTCAAGGCTAGGGAGGGGCCGGGGGCCATGATGGGGAGATGGGAAGGGCGAGGCGGACCGAGAGAGGcgaggaaggcagaaagagtcgcaagaggctggagaaagagagaaagaaaggacagagagggagaggagggaggggaaaacagAAGCAACAATAGTTGGAAAAACCAGAAAGTGGCAAGAAATGGGGAGTTGTGAACAGGGCACTGACTGTCTCCCCaacagctccccctccccccccggCAGCTCCCACTGCCTCCATCTCATCTCCACACACCTTGCCTGGCACCTTTAGAGGCAGGAAGGGCCATGCCAGCAGTATCAAAGAGACCTCCGACAGGTGAGGGAGAGGCGGGCAAAGCTGGAGGGCTAGAAGGCTATGTCCTGGGTAGGGGCATTCTAAACCTCTAAGTACATGGGAGGTGCCCCACGGCCCCCACACTAGGCAGTCCAAGGTCTGGAGGTCAAGTAGGGTACACCTGGAGTGCCTGAAAGAGGCCCACTCCTGGACAGGCAGAGCTGCTAACTCCTGGGACACAATCTCAAGCCCCAATGTGACCCTGCCTTGGGCCTCACTCAACATCTACCAAACACCTAACTGTGAGGCACTGGGCTGCACACTCGTGGGACACTAATGGGACTGGGATACATCTATCACAAGGAGCTTCCAGCCAGCAGAAGAGCATAACGGGGAAGGCCCTGACAGAACCACAAGTCACAGGTGGCAGAGGGGCGGGAGTGGGCCAAGAGAACCGAAGGGAAGGCTGAAAGTCCTTAGTAATGCCCACTTGAGATCTCTGGGCATACTTACCCCAACCCCACCACAGGGTAGCATCACAAACATCCGCTGTGCCAGGAGTCCTGTGGAGAGAGGCCCGGTCACAAAAGTGAGGAACGCAGAAGCCCTAAGAAGAGTGTATGGAGGGAGAAACAATACAGGGAGATATGGAGATGGGCGGGGTGGAAGTGGGGCTGACGGGACACATGGACAACACCAGGGCAGCAAACTGGCGGGGGATATCCAGGAAGCTGTGCACAAGTGAGGCAAGAGCACAGAGGTGGGTGAGATGGGTGAGCTTAGGGTGATTCGGGGCCAGACATCATATGGGTCCCTCCCCTACCTGTCAGCTTCCCATTATCCAGTTTGAGGCGGCTGAGGGGGTTGGTGCCGTAGAGGAGTACATGCCTTTCAGAGTGGACTGATTGCAGCTCCTCTAGGGAGGCCTTTCGGCCTCGGAGACACTGAGAGAGGGCCCACAGAGCTCCTGAGGTTTGCTCACCCCTGACCTTCTGCTACCACCAGACCACCCATTGTCTCATCCCTTACTGACCCCAAAGCCTCTCGTCCCTTCCCTTGCACAGCCCCACTGCCTTGCCTCACCTCACACCGGCTTCGGAGACCTCGCTCCTGCAGCCGGGACCAGATGCTCTGGATGCGGCCTGCATGCTCGGGGTGCTTGCTGTTGTCTCCACAGGAGCACTGGTGCTTCAGCATCACCGAGTCATAGACCAGCCCTGCAAGAAACAGCCATCCGTCAGGGCTGGAACTCGTAGTGGAGGGGCCTCCACCATGGCTGCAGATGGAGAGCAGCCCATGCCCAGAGAGCTAGGCATATACACATCCCTTGCTGCTACACATGTCTGTGTTCCCTTCCCAGGCCTTCTGTGAAGAGCTAGCCCTGTCTCTCTGTGCACATGCCTAAATGCCTCAGACAACCTGATGTACACACCAGTGCCAGCCTGCCTTGCTCTGCATGACCCTTGATTTCTTGGTATTCGTACTCCCTATAAGGCTCAACCTATCTCCTATGCCCTTTAGAGTTCATGTCCTAAACCCAGAGAGACTTAACACAGGGCATCTCCCTCTCAgtgtcacaaactcacagagggTTTGTGTcccaacacagagaagaaagacaaTTGGAGGGAAACCTCAAGACTGGGAGAGAGGATACCCACAATGTTACAGGCCATGTGGTTAGTCTCCCAACTGCACATGGAAAACACTCAGAAAGCTAGTTTACCTTGTAAACATTATGCAAATAACACAAAACTATTTACATAGCATCTACGTTGTACTAGGTATTAAAAGCAAAGTAGAAGTGATTTCAATGTGGAAAGATATGCGTAGGTTACATGCAAATACTATGCTGTTTTACATGAAGAACTTGAGCTTCTGTGGTTTCAGTGTCTTTATAAACTGGGCAGGGGTCCTAGAATCAACTCTCTGAGGGACTGAGGGCTTTCAGCCTAGCCCAAGGGAGGTCTCCAGAAACAGGCCCTGTATATGCACACTGCTAGTGGGAGGGCTGGGGGCTTGCACATCTCAGGGTACCAAGGACTTTCAAAATGCTCACactccttgacccaggaatgctaCTCCTTAAGTGTGACCCTAGAGAAATAATCCCAGACAGAAGACAGGACTGAAACATAAGAAAATTAAAGGTCAGGCatcggtggcgcatgcctttaatcccagcacttgggaggcagaggtgggtggatcttgtgagttccaggccagccaggacttcatagtgagagtctatctcaaaaactaacaaacaaaagcaaattaaaactaaagctggactgtggtggcgcatgcctttgatcacaccactcaggagccagaggaaagcagacctctgtgagttcaaggccagtctggtctacagaacgtattccaggatagccaggtctacacagggaaacccagtctcaaaaaacaaaacaacaaaaatgaaaaagcggccaggtggtggtggtgcacgtttttcatcccagcactggggagacagaggcaggcggatctctgtgagttcgagaccagcctggtctacaagagctagttccaggacagcctccaaagccacagagaaaccctgtctcgaaaaaccaagaaaaaaagaaaagaaaaaagaaagaaaaaattaaaacaaaaaaaatagaattaaaattgagctgggtgtggtgattcacacctgtaatcccagtacttgaatCCCTAGCAccattaacaaaaattaaaaaggactTAGTCAAGCAGGGTGCAAAATACAGTTGGCATGTTTGTGACATTAGACGGGTATGGAAGCTAACTAAAACCTAGAATGAAATAGAGCAGCACTTAGGACAATAAGGTACTTGGTGactttttattcttatatttccCTGTATTTCTCAAAATGTTTGGAATACTTTTGAGCTCTTTTTACAAGTACAGCAATGGAAAGtgatgcttttgcttttgttttaaaagggCTGGTTATGGTAGAAAGACACTCAAACTCCTGTCCTAGCCCCCGACTGCTGGTTTTGTCGTTTAACCATAAGCTGGTCGCTGTCAACTTAGGTTTCCTGAGTTGTGATGCACTTATGTTTCATGGGCACTGCAGAGCTCACAGGTGTGGACTCGTGCCCCAGCcacttccttctgcctccctgagtTCTTCTGGTCTTACCTGTGGCAGGTGTTTCTGAGCTGGTGAGGACTTGGGTCTGACAGGTGGGCTCTGGGCTCAGCAGGGAAACAGGTGCCGCTGGGGAAGACTGAGTTCTGGACAGGGGCCGGTGTCCCACCTGGGCCAGAGGTAGCAGCGCAGAGTCGCCGGAGCTTCCCTGGGAAAGTCGCCCAGCAAGATGCTGCTGCTCCCAGAGTGGCACCTGAAAGAAACATGGCCCTGTACAGTCTCCATCCAGTTTCCCCACCCAAGGACTAGGGGCCCTCCAGATAGACCCCTTTTCCAGAAAAATTCCAGACGTGGGCTCTGGCCTTTCAACTCTCTGTGCTCCCTGAAGACCAGCCCTAATATCACAAAAACTCCTTTTGGCCCTGAGTCTATGCTGACTGAGATCACCTCTCCTACGACTGTGCTACTAACCACAAGGGGACCTGCCTGAGACACTAAATACACGTGAACTGTTTCCTACATTCATAAAGTCTTAAGCCCTCATCTTTGGAGATGGGATCTATGCAGGGGGAATCAAGTCTTCATTGAAGAGTTTGCTGTCCTTGTAAGAAACTTTTAGCAGAGGCCTACAGACCTCTTCCTTCACAGCCCCCAGAACACAcatcccccacccacccaacacacacaccatgatttCACCTTTTCAGCCTTCAGAGCTTCAAGGTGATCAGTATCTGCCTTTCAAGGcacctgtgtgtgtatttcctgTGCAGTGGTCCTGGCAAATGAACACTGCCTTGACCCCGTGCTATTAATCTAAAGACCAGGGGACTACTGTTGTCCTACTTTTTTGCCCCAGCTATCTTTGGATAAAAAAGACAGCCAGTTGCAGGGAGAAGTGTGACGGGAGGGGcatgtgtggctctgtgaagaaGCAGGCAACGGAGCTGGGTCTACTTGAGAAAGCAGGCTGCTGCAGTATATGTGCACGTGAACACACTGGAGAGCTGgtgtgcgcacacgcgcgcgcacgcacacacacacacacacacacacacacacacacgcacgcacgcacacacagtgTGTGCATGATGTATGCATCTGCACCTTGGTGTGCGTCTTAACcacccttcctttccccatcctATGCCAAGCCCCAAGTCTTCTGACTGAACTTTCTGCAGAGCTCTTGGTGCTGCAGAGCATACCTGTTGGTGCTGCTGCAGAGAAACAGGGCCTCTGCCCTCGGGAGGCCCGTGGCCTGACTCCCTATGTTCCAGGCCATCATTCACCACAGCTCCCACTCCCCCACCATCTGTCTCTAGGTCCTCAGCTGAGGGTATCTGCCGCAGTCGGGGCTTCTCACTCGGCTTGGCGGGCCTCTGGGGAGGGGAGATGGCTGTCTGAGAAGTGGGATAAAGAGGAGGTTGGGAGGCAGGCAATGGGTTGGGTGAGGCCACATCCATCTTGCTAGGTCTCCAGCAGTCACTTCTCTTGTCCTCcagttcttcctttcctccccctaaGTGTCCATCTTCCAACCCACAGGGGTTCAGTTAGACGCCCCCTTAGCATCTCCCCTACCCAGGTCCTCTCACCTTGATGAGCTGGACATGAGGTTTGAGCCGATCCTGGCGATCCTGGCGGGGCTGCAGGGGGCCCAGCAGAGGGGAGGCAGTGGCGCTGGGGGGCAGGGGCTCTGAGCGTGTCCGGTTAAGTGGCCGGTGGAGGCCTGACCCAGAGAGCCGCTCGGTGGTCAGTAAGGGCTGGGCAAAATGGAAGGGCAGGGGCCCAAGTCCAGGCACTGGAAAGAATGGGACGTATATGAGGAAGGGATCTTGGGCATCAGGAAAGAGGTGGGGGCGTGGAGTGGAGGCAGAACTTGGACAGTGAGGGATTAGAAGGTGGGTCTTTCCCAGAGCTTGGCCCCTTGGCAGCATACACAAATCCTGCCCATTCTGGGAGAAGCAGCAAGACTCACCAGTCCATAGTGGGGCATGGGAGACTGAGGGATCCAGCAGGAGAATGGGCTGCAGGCGAGACGGTAAGGTGcccccagcatctggctccagACCATGGTGCAGGAAGAGAGGAGCATGAGGGTTCCCCAGAACAGGACCCCGAGGGCCCAAATTCGAATGGGTCCTGCGGTCACCATCGGCCTGAAAGAAAGGTAAGAAGTCAGAGTTGGACAGGCTtcccagagaggaagagaaaggcaagGCAATAGGACACAGGCAGGAAAGAGGCTGGAAAAGCGTGGAGTGGGGGCAGGGTGCCCCAGCCACTCACCCTGGCAGGGGCAGGCAGCCCCAGTGTGATTGCGGGCAGCAAGGACATTGTCGGCAAAGCGAACGGGGCCAGAGAAGTCTCCTGCAGCCGCAGCCGCTGGCCCAAAAGCGCCTGCCATGGGGAGCAGGGTGACGGGTCACCAGTCCTGGAACGCTACCCCTGGTATGCCTATCCCCAGAACACCCAACAGGCCCTGCTAGGGACTGCCCAGACCCTGAAGCCTCAGGCCAGGCCAGATGCTGGAAGAAGGCCAAGACTCAGAACTGCCCCCAGGAAAGCCCAGTCCCAGCAAGGCCTTACCTCTGAGCCCAGGGCAGGGTTGGGGCCATGCTCGCTGTCATTGGGGGAGCTGCACCCCGAGGCAGGAGTGCTGCTACTACTGGGGGAGGAATctaaggggagagggaaaaggaaggcaCAGTCAGGGTCAGGAGTGGTCAACCTTGGGCGGGATTCCCAGTCACAGTTCCTCCCCTTCTGGGGTGTATTTCTGCTTTCTTCCTAGAGGAACAGAAAGCTTCCAGACCGCCACTAGCCTACAGTATCTCTCTTACAGCATCTCTGAACAGTTGCTTTCACGCAGCTCCCATTTCCCCCAGCAAATGTCAACTTAGCAGACCCAATAGGGCTAGTTTTAGCCTCAGCTAGCCCTCTCACAGGCAGGAAATGTACAACACTTAGCAGTCCCACGTGGCAATGTCCATCTGAGTGGAACCTGGCCCAAAGGAACAAAACCAGGAGTAAGGAGGGCAACTCCATGGCCCTGTGGGACCCTACCTCCAAGGGGCTCTGCAGGCCTCCGCCGAAGGCTGGGTGGGGCACTCTCCTTTCTGAGCAGGGGATTCTTGCGCCGTTCCAGGGACTTCTTGGGCTTATAGCGCAGCTTCAGGTTGGGCTCAGACACTGCAGAGGAACAAATGTCACTCCATTGCTATGCCAGCTACCCTACTCTACTCTTGtttcgttttgagacagggtctcacttgtaGACCacgatggccttaaactcacagacatccacttgcctctccctattgagtgctgggactaatggcatGCAAAACCACGCCGGGCCTCTTCTGTGCCCTCCCAGCTACCTCTATGggttgaagagaaaaaaaggcaaagcCAGAGGAAAGAAACCTAGTGTACCAACTGTCCCAGCCCTCCTTCAACCCCATACTCCTGACCTAAATCCCTTGGCCTACTCTAATCCCTGCAAAGCTCTGCCCGCTCACCTGTTTTACGCAGGGGAAAGTGTTCCGGGGCTTCAGTGGGCAGGCtgggaactggaggcaggaagctGCTAAGCATGGAGCGGGCAGCACCCTCTGTGTCCAAGGGCTCAAGAGTTCTGTGGGGATGAGCGTCAAGGCTACTTCAGAAGCCTGGAACACCCAAAGGCCTTAAAAATCTCACTCTGCACAGAAGCCTTCCTGGGCCCAGTCACCAGGAGAACAGCCACCAACAGAGCTAGGCAGTGTGGAGCCAGCATGTCCGGAGTCATCTCCAGGTGGCAGTAGTGGGTTACCCGTGCTAACATAAATGTTCTGTTCCAGGTATAAAACCCAGGCCTTGGGAGCTCAGGGCCTCCTGGAAACTCAGTGTCTCCTGTGGTAAGAGCCTTTTCAAGAACCAGGACTTCTGTGCATGCAAAGAGCCCGAGGTGAGATGTGGGGAGAGAactgaaggggagaggagggcagctCCTTGCTGAGGGAGACTTGGGGAACCATGTTGTGGTACAGAGTAAGAAGCAGGTGGTAGGtgtcagggaggaaaggggacaTGAGCTCACTTACTCACAGGTGAGTATGTAGGGAAGAGAGGGTACAGAAAGGACCTGAGGGATGGTGAGCTACCTGTAAGGAATACTGGGGCTGCTGGGATGGACTGTTCTCTCAAGAGCTGCCTGCTGTTTCTTCAGGATCACCTCAGCCAGCTTCTGCTTGACCACACTGCTGGCTACGGCACCTGCAGCGGCAGAGAAATGAGAAGCCTGGCAATGGGGAGACGGGGAGCCTCTTGGGTACATTCTCTGCCCACTGTCCAGGCCACACATTAGCACACCATGTCTCAGGGACTCCTCAGGCAACAACGGAGCTACGCCTGAGATCCCACCTCTCCTGTGAAGCCTCTAGACACGCCCACCCCCGCTTCTGCTCATAGGCAGAACAGAGGGCATCCCAGTAAATGGTGACCTTCCCACACACCCCTCCCAGACCCATGGTGGAGCCTGAACACCAGGCAGAGAACAGGGGAGACAAGCTTCACTCTTACTTCGCTTGCTCTTGTCTTTATTGAGAAGCTGTCGAAGTTCTTGTTCCTGCTGCGCCCCCTGCAGCTCCGGCACTGGTGGGTCCATTGAGAGCTGTGGACAGAGCCAGCAGCTCAGGGACGGCAGGGGTAAAGGACAGAGTTAAGGTCTGGGGAAGCTGGGATGTGTCTAGGGAGTTCCGTCTTTACCCTCATGGGCTCAGCTGAGCGCTGTTGCTGTTGCAGGCCGGCCAGGAAGAGATGGCGGTGCAATCGCTGGGGGTGCTGCAGGGCTAGCAGCGCAGGCTCCGGTGGGGGCTCCACTGTGGGCCGCTGGCCCACGCGCAGGTCCATGGGCTGGGGCTGAGAGCCTGCTGTGTCTGGCTGGAGGGCAGGGCAGCCTGGGGACACACAGCAGAGTCAGGAACATGGTCACAGACTACTGAACCCTCTGTAAAAACACCCTCAGGGGACCTTTTCCTCACACAAGCTGGGTCTGTGAGCTACAGGTAGGTCCTGGATTCCACTCTACCTGTGAAAGAAGTTCTACAGACTACAGACACGCTCCCTTCCAATTGTTGATGGCTAGAACTGAGTCACGGGGCTGTAAGCATGGCGTCTTCCCCCTGGAATGCTTTTCCACTGGTTTGGAGCTAAGGCTACCGGTTTTCTGAGATGGTAAGGCAGTTCTACTCTGTTTGCCTTTGACCTTCTAGGAATGAGGTCAGTCTGTCTCAGGGTGGAAGAGACCAGGCAGGTAACCAGCCCCCAGTCTTATAGGCCTCACACACCCTCAGCTGCCATTCTCTTATCGCCATGCTCTGTTCCACTCTGGTCCTTGGGATCAAGATATAGTGCCTGAAGTTCACAAGCAGCCCTGGCTGACCACCTAGGGCCTACAGAAC
This DNA window, taken from Cricetulus griseus strain 17A/GY chromosome 2, alternate assembly CriGri-PICRH-1.0, whole genome shotgun sequence, encodes the following:
- the Hdac7 gene encoding histone deacetylase 7 isoform X8, whose product is MHSPGAGCPALQPDTAGSQPQPMDLRVGQRPTVEPPPEPALLALQHPQRLHRHLFLAGLQQQQRSAEPMRLSMDPPVPELQGAQQEQELRQLLNKDKSKRSAVASSVVKQKLAEVILKKQQAALERTVHPSSPSIPYRTLEPLDTEGAARSMLSSFLPPVPSLPTEAPEHFPLRKTVSEPNLKLRYKPKKSLERRKNPLLRKESAPPSLRRRPAEPLGDSSPSSSSTPASGCSSPNDSEHGPNPALGSEALLGQRLRLQETSLAPFALPTMSLLPAITLGLPAPARADGDRRTHSNLGPRGPVLGNPHAPLFLHHGLEPDAGGTLPSRLQPILLLDPSVSHAPLWTVPGLGPLPFHFAQPLLTTERLSGSGLHRPLNRTRSEPLPPSATASPLLGPLQPRQDRQDRLKPHVQLIKRPAKPSEKPRLRQIPSAEDLETDGGGVGAVVNDGLEHRESGHGPPEGRGPVSLQQHQQVPLWEQQHLAGRLSQGSSGDSALLPLAQVGHRPLSRTQSSPAAPVSLLSPEPTCQTQVLTSSETPATGLVYDSVMLKHQCSCGDNSKHPEHAGRIQSIWSRLQERGLRSRCECLRGRKASLEELQSVHSERHVLLYGTNPLSRLKLDNGKLTGLLAQRMFVMLPCGGVGVDTDTIWNELHSSNAARWAAGSVTDLAFKVASRELKNGFAVVRPPGHHADHSTAMGFCFFNSVAIACRQLQQQGKASKILIVDWDVHHGNGTQQTFYQDPSVLYISLHRHDDGNFFPGSGAVDEVGTGNGEGFNVNVAWAGGLDPPMGDPEYLAAFRIVVMPIAREFAPDLVLVSAGFDAAEGHPAPLGGYHVSAKCFGYMTQQLMTLAGGAVVLALEGGHDLTAICDASEACVAALLGNKVDLLSEEGWKQKPNPNAIRSLEAVIRVHRKYWGCMQRLASCPDSWLPRVPGADAEVEAVTALASLSVGILAEDRPSEQLVEEEEPMNL
- the Hdac7 gene encoding histone deacetylase 7 isoform X11; this encodes MHSPGAGCPALQPDTAGSQPQPMDLRVGQRPTVEPPPEPALLALQHPQRLHRHLFLAGLQQQQRSAEPMRLSMDPPVPELQGAQQEQELRQLLNKDKSKRSAVASSVVKQKLAEVILKKQQAALERTVHPSSPSIPYRTLEPLDTEGAARSMLSSFLPPVPSLPTEAPEHFPLRKTVSEPNLKLRYKPKKSLERRKNPLLRKESAPPSLRRRPAEPLGDSSPSSSSTPASGCSSPNDSEHGPNPALGSEADGDRRTHSNLGPRGPVLGNPHAPLFLHHGLEPDAGGTLPSRLQPILLLDPSVSHAPLWTVPGLGPLPFHFAQPLLTTERLSGSGLHRPLNRTRSEPLPPSATASPLLGPLQPRQDRQDRLKPHVQLIKRPAKPSEKPRLRQIPSAEDLETDGGGVGAVVNDGLEHRESGHGPPEGRGPVSLQQHQQVPLWEQQHLAGRLSQGSSGDSALLPLAQVGHRPLSRTQSSPAAPVSLLSPEPTCQTQVLTSSETPATGLVYDSVMLKHQCSCGDNSKHPEHAGRIQSIWSRLQERGLRSRCECLRGRKASLEELQSVHSERHVLLYGTNPLSRLKLDNGKLTGLLAQRMFVMLPCGGVGVDTDTIWNELHSSNAARWAAGSVTDLAFKVASRELKNGFAVVRPPGHHADHSTAMGFCFFNSVAIACRQLQQQGKASKILIVDWDVHHGNGTQQTFYQDPSVLYISLHRHDDGNFFPGSGAVDEVGTGNGEGFNVNVAWAGGLDPPMGDPEYLAAFRIVVMPIAREFAPDLVLVSAGFDAAEGHPAPLGGYHVSAKCFGYMTQQLMTLAGGAVVLALEGGHDLTAICDASEACVAALLGNKVDLLSEEGWKQKPNPNAIRSLEAVIRVHRKYWGCMQRLASCPDSWLPRVPGADAEVEAVTALASLSVGILAEDRPSEQLVEEEEPMNL